The Anoplolepis gracilipes chromosome 5, ASM4749672v1, whole genome shotgun sequence region AGATGTCGCCGAAATCGCTCCGTGGTATGTTTGATtcgataagaaattaaatacgtTTCAGTCTCAAttgtgtcattttttttaaatccccaaataataaaaatttcaagaaacatTTATCAATGAAATGAAACATcttgtatcttttatatatgttggaaaagagtttaaaaattttgttgaatatcCTATGATAAGATTCTTGAATGTGTAAACAAACttcgaaaaaaaagttaaatatataacataatataaacttaaattaGATAGAtttgagtaaaaataaatataatatattatctaccACAACATATacgtacatttaaaaaaaaattgcaagaatCGATGACGTTaagacaaaatttaataactttacttttgacaaaaaattttatcacgaTAATGAAAAGAAGATATTTTCGTTAATTGATGAAACAAAAAGAAGttcttatatctttaaaatcacTTATCattcattatatacataatttataattaaaaactataaattaatacttcGATGTATTGTTTTGTcagaaaaatatcgataaatcaatttaagaAATCGTATGCGAAATATGGacatttaatagataaatctGCGACAGCCCGTGTATATCGGCGATTTCAGGTTCGCTAATTTCGTCGAAAAATCACTATTATAATACACGCGCAAAAGGGCTGCCGACCAATACAAACTCGATTTAATTACTTCTCACGCGTTCACGAGCATCGAAGCTCTGGGATCCAATAGGGGGGATCCAATTCGAAAAACGACGGATGCGAGTAGATCATGCGTGAAGGTGGCGATGAGAAAACGAGCAGTGAtcaatgtatgtgtgtgtgtattacgAAGATTGACCGGTGACCTGTCACCGCTTCCACAGGGTGTGTTGTAAATGTAGGTGAAGAGTAAATGTCTATTAATAAAACGATGGAGGGACGAAGAGGGCAGAGGGGCGAGAACTTACCCCCTATGCGCGCAATACAGTACACTGTGCATGAGACGTTTATTCAAACGGCGACCCCGCTATATAGCAACACCACAGTCATTGATGCTGGGCTTGCTACATCGGCTTTCGCGAATTTTCGCATTGTATTTGCATCGCGTCGATCGAAGAAATATCAcatgaaggaaaaaaaatcaatgttaCGTAGGAAATGACACGACTACTGCAAAGTCGTCTGAATCTCTCAATACTTGTTACTGGAAATACGTTCGTttcctttaattattaaaaacattggataaaagaaaagagaagctAGCGTCAGTCTTATAACAACAATGATCAATGTTGTAAATCACTGAGTGGAAATATAGATGAGAAATACATCTATTAATTCCTATTATACAGacactatatatttaaaaagattcattaaaaaaagtctTGCAAAACGATTAAAAAGACTTGTAATACTAATTCATTAAAGATATCTAAAgctctacaaaaaaaattaaaataagcgTAGAAGAAAGCAAATAAAAGTTGagcgcaaaagaaaaaataattttttttttttttaattgaatagcTCATTTTCATGGTCTGAAGATGGACCAAAACATacatctattaaataattgagtttttttaaacatttctatAGATCTTTTTGCGCTACATTACCTTCTGCGCTCGgattttatttgtctttttctatttttttttatttgccgaTTTTGACTAATTAGTCAATTCCTATCACAATTTATATGATCTTTCCTTcccaaaaattattttttttttaatataataaaatattaattttttattattatttgttttatttctattttaagatTTCATCTTTAGATGACATTCACGTTGAAATGTTTGTGTTCAATATTTTACACTAATGATCTAGAATAAAGAATTCACACGGATTAAATCTGTGTcgagattgataaaaaatgatgatctaacaataaaatatatcgccCTTAGAAAGGTATCTGATCGAATTATCTGTTTTATAATTCATCTTTAGGttttaggaaaataaatttcactaCGTTTTCTTCCTagattcttctctctctcctcatcttaattttatctgCGTGACAGCAGGGACGTATGGAGTCGAGACGCGCATAAAACTGACCGGCGCTTCGACAGGTGCTACTAGTCACTCGTCTGACGTGGGTCGCGGCAAATGTTCGACACGTGCGAGGAAAAATCGCGCGGCACTCGAGTTACGGGAACGAAAAATTCGCGCGACTGAGAAGGCCGATTTTCCGCCAAAGTGGAGCGATTTCTCGAACGGTAGCGGAAATAAAACGTGAGTGAAATTAACGAATTATACGTCGAGGCTTTTCAATGTCATCATTTTCGCCACTCTTCGTTGTCtcgattctttaaaaaaaaaaaaaaaatgcgatgtGACTTTTACaactctttaaaaaattgttgtattttaaaacCGTGTCTGTATTTGTTGCAAAAAGATTTAGTATAAAGAATTTTCGAATTCGACTTTTCCCGTCAAAGTAGCGGTAGCAGAAAAGAAATGTGAAAGTACCGATGATTTATATTGTTCAACAGTTTCGTTCACTACTCGACTCTTTAAGAATTACGTCTGGAAAtccatatttgtttatattacagaaaaattaaatacgctttatttattaaagaaaaaaatgtgaattaataatgataatagaaTTTATCTGATAAGATAACCTTACAATTACACTGTACTTTTTGGAATCAAAGATTATTCTAGAATATTCGTCAAATGTCGTAAAATTAGTAGAATTTATATGGTCTTTGTTTTTGcttctgtaatatttatgatgtGATACCTCGTGTGTAATTAATTCAATGCACGAGCATTCCACGacgttatttttcataatactttcgcgaattattattagatgtaTTCGCCGATAGCACATTTTCTTTTGCTCGAAAGAATTAATACGCCGCGAAGAATCCTTGTAAGAGCATCGAAGAAATGATCTTTTTCTAAAGCAAATATAGAAGGATAATAGGCGCATCGGCGTGTTGacagaaacattaaaaaaaagtcacgAACACACGCGGCGTAATTAAGCATATCTAATTAGGCGGGCGTTTGCTCTGCATGATTTCACGCGCATTTCTTCACAAAAATCGCTACTTTTCAGCCGGGGGGGCTTTTATTTTGGCATCATGAACATCGATGAATTCCGTGTACGCGGTAAGGAAATGATCGAGTACATCTGCGAGTACATTCGTACGTTAGAGGGCAAAAGGGTGACGGCGAACGTCGATCCCGGCTATCTGAGACATCTGATGCCGAAGGAAGCACCTCTCAAGCCGGAATCATGGGACGCCATCATGAGGGACGTCGACAGCAAAATAATGCCCGGAGTGAGTTACCTGTCGGCGATTGTAGCTAACAATTAtcgatttctcttttctctctctctccttctcgccATTGATTTCAACCCTTCCCTTGCCCCCCTCCCCTCCGCCCTgccgatataaataatattcgtgcacgtgaaagagagaagaaaaaggagaTAGATAAGAACCTATCGCTCTGCCGTTTTCACTCCCGGcgatttagaaaattaatgatgTGATGAATAAATCGCGACGCATTTTTGTAACACAAAAAGTTTGTTTCATGGGTATGCCCTTTGAAGAACTTGAGCAAAAGTTAAGGTCGAGTACATgatgatataaaaacatatatgatGCAACACATATTATGTAAACCATGTAGGAGTATGATGATAGTTttaaccaataataattttcaaatacaaattaatgtgATACAATGTAGAATACCATCTCAGAAAATTCGtggaatatacaatattttcattcaaaatttaaaatcaatatgttTAAGAGATGgaaatttacttaataaatttttttttttactaaagaaTCTATACTTTTAGATATATCagtattaatatgatatttagagaaagataaaatataagggacaatcttataaattgtcaagtgtgataaaaaagaattttaaaagtaaaagtaatttCATGGCAGCGTATATACAACCAGTCGAGTAATCAGCCGGTTGAAAACTGAAGGACAGCAGCAACGTCACAATATTcctatctttatttttgaagaaGATAATGGCTTCGAGAAATGATATATCGCTACTTTGTCTACAAACGCTCGCAAAGTCCGTTCTTAATCCAATGCAACGTTTTATCGCGGTGACAATGAAGTTACCGCTGTCAACCGGCACTTCCGCCGTTCATTCCATCGTCCCATTCTTTTCCATGgataaatcaatttcaaaaCATAAAAGTAGGTTACCCGACTTACGCTAGCACGTGAAAACAATACATTTTGCAGATCACCCACTGGCAGCATCCGCGATTCCACGCCTACTTCCCGTCCGGCAACTCGTTCCCTTCGATCCTCGGTGATCTACTGTCAGACGCGATCGGCTGCATCGGTTTTTCGTGGGCGGCTAGTCCAGCCTGTACTGAACTTGAAACGATCGTGCTGGATTGGTATGCTAAAGCGATCGACTTGCCATCCGAGTTCTTGTCGGAGCAGAAGATCGGCGGCGGCGTGATTCAGGGCTCGGCCTCCGAGTGTATTCTGGTGACGATGTTAGCGGCGCGCACGCAAGCAATTAAGATGCTGAAAGAGCAGGAACCCAATACGGAGGATTCGGCGTTCCTGCCGAAATTGGTGGCCTACTGCTCTACGGAGTCGCATTCGTGCGTTGAGAAAGCAGCGATGATTAGCCTGGTGAAACTGCGAGTACTCGAGCCGGATGACAAAGCTTCCTTACGTGGTAAACGACTCGAGGTGGCCATCAGGGAGGACGTGGCAAGCGGCTTGGTGCCGTTTTATGTGTCCACTACTCTGGGCACTACCGGCTCCTGCGCCTTTGACAACCTCGTAGAGATCGGGCCTGTATGCAAGCTATATCCCAACGTCTGGCTGCACGTGGACGGCGCTTACGCTGGTAACGCCTTCATCTGTCCAGAAATGAGGCCATTTATGGCCGGCATCGAGCACGCCGATTCTTTCAACACAAATCCCAACAAGTGGTTGCTGGTGAATTTTGATTGTTCTTGTCTGTGGGTGCGTGATCGAATGAAGCTCACATCCGCGTTGGTCGTCGATCCGCTTTATCTTCAACACGCTCGTTCGGGAGAATCAATCGATTATCGTCATTGGGGCATTCCGCTCAGCAGACGATTTCGGGCATTGAAGCTCTGGTTCGTCATGAGATCGTACGGCATCAACGGTTTACAGAAGTACATTAGAAATCACATAAGGCTGGCGAAGAGATTCGAGGCGCATATGAAGAAAGATAGGCGTTTCGAAATTCTGAACGACGTGCGAGTCGGCCTGGTGTGTTTCCGCTTGAAGGAGAGCGAAGAGATGAATCAGGAGCTGCTAGCCAATATTAATGCATCTGGTCGACTGCATATGATACCAGCCCGTGTAATGGGCAAATATATCCTGCGGTTCTGCGTGACGAAGGAAGACGCGACCGAAGAAGACATTGATTATGCGCTCAGCGTGATCGAGGAGCATGCCACGGAAGTAATGCTGGCACATTACGAGGGCACGGAAGATGAGTACAGAGCGAAGGGTCCAAAGAGTCCGGCTGCTCTCGACAAGAAACTCGTCCGCAAGTTCAGTTTCACCAGGAGCGTTACCAGGGACGTCTACAAGAGATCTATCTCTAAGTCTAGCCTACACGATGGCGCGACGCCTATCATGGTCGTCGATGACAACTCGCAGGTCGATACTATTGACGATGATCGTTTCTGCAATAGCAGGTAGTGTTATCTTTCTTGGCGAGTATTTAACATTCATCAAGtgtcaaagattttttttctgtgttcctttatttttttcgtcttttttttttttttaacatgatATAGAAGCTTTGATGACAGTAATAATCAGCCGTTATATTGGTTTCAGATCGTGACGATGTCGATGACGGTCCCCGGCGCCGACTCGGGACGACGTagatgataataatagaaagGGCCCTCGCTACACGGCCGTGTGATGCGAAACTGTGACGGCCCGCCGTCATCAACTTAATTCCCGAAGTCGTGTTTGTCGACAAGGACTGATTTTATCAACAATGGCATCGCTACGTAAGTGTTTAGCCAAGTCATTTATTGTCTTTGATCAAACGTTCGTTGAATACCATGCGAAAAGATTGTGGACGATGGATCGTTCGTATCTTCTCTCGAGCACGAATGATTCTTTGCGgtgaaaatatatcaataatgcaCGCAATATTGAACAAAGTTTTACGATAAAGCGTGAGATTCTTGAGCATATTTTAGACAATTCGTAATTCGTGACAgaattcgattaaaaaattaattacaaatgcccatataatttacttgtatgtaaaaatgctcgattaatataaaatttcccttcttttttaaaagctttttttttataagataaagagattttattattgaaattataagataaaaagaatattaaaaatataataattatataattatataagaatataattatttaaaaatatagatagaatTTTGTGGTACGTACAAATTTTGTCCCGAGTTATGGACGATTTAAAATGGGCTTTAGAGGCGACTACGCGTATAGTTAACGTATAGtcgtaatttattttgatatatatatgtctgtaTAGAAGCAATAGTGAGATGAATCATTGTACATATGTAACATGTGATAATGACTGCCGATGTATGTACGGActccaataattttatataaaacgctGGTGAGTAATAAAAGTGTATCGATCTCAATAAATTTACGCGTGAATTAACAATGAACGACTATACTGGTCTCGATATATACTGAGTATATcagaattacattttttttcttgttgatACTACAGTCGAGACTGTACGTAAAGGGGAGATGCGTTATAACGCTGATCATCAATTAGTTTACATTCAAAAgatacttaattttaaatctctgACGTAAATTCTTAACTTTGATCTCAGTTAAAagagtattaaataattagtaaaaaaagtattgtttAAGATCGTATATAATAATCGATTATAAGTTAACAAATCATGACAAACAttgtgataattaatatttcatttaaaaaatctcaaaattataaaatactctgAAAGAATATGCATTATAGTTTTGAAGCACACTGTGtagtgtaataataaaattatattagaatatttcaaatatcgtggatgtaatatttttcatataagtGATTGAACAATTGTATGACAACATTACATCAATCAATGtggaaatagattttaatttaaaaaataattgtacataatccttatgatatataataaacaagtgaaaaagttatgaaataaaagtttggagaaaaatatttgcaaattgaaagaaaacaattgtagattaataaatttacagtttGAATCTCGTCGAATCAATACTgatacagatatataaatgtatgtgtatggACAACTCCGATGATTTACTTTAATTCGTAAAATCAATCTCGATAAGGCaaaattgaagaattattcaagattacattatttacaaatagaatgattataaaatatttatttcatatgtacacatgttaataataaaattaaagttcgTAAGATATAACTGAGTTTCCTTTTACTCAcccatttataatttcaatgataataaacatatgaattttgtaaatttatttatttttgataaaactaCTTCTTAATAGtctaaatatgcaaatatcaaACTATTAAAGATTATAGTATACTTACAACACATCTTTTggacataataaaataataatttactaaatatgcaaaaaataaaacgtttaacatgatttttttctttaattctatTGTGcgcattttctttctttgatatttcattttttctaaaagtaatGTAAcaagaaaatgcatttaatataCGATAGGataattgataaagaaaaaaatatatcttgcaaaattttatacaaacaaggtgtctactcaaatcttgtaaaaaaaatcccttgatttttcattattacatgtatttttttatgtttttcatttatacaaagaaaaaacatgGAGTTAAGTTTCAATGTTAGATTtctaaatatactaaaaaaatactgaataacttttataagatatttttcatttatataaaattttcattaacacGTTAAAGAAATCCCTGAATATTCCCGATTTTCGAGAAAGTAGACACTctgataaattatagatattattcttcttaaaaatgtgaatcttagaaataaaagaaaaaaaaactaaaataaaattatataaagaattacatatataacattttatacatataattattatctgaaTGCTACaagcttttataaatatatatatcaaattagaTCATTATAATATCAGAACAAaagatgaatataattatataaattgcaaaaataatgtatgtaaaattattgtatcaaGCATAGactattacatttttgtatataattccaaatacacaatatttccacaattttatgtaaaatattaattttatttttatgattctttttttaaagacaggcacaattatatcaatgtatagtatgaatttatataaatataaataagtaacacTACTACTACATCTGTCCACATTGAGATATTGTAACTGGAATTTTTGGCTTATTGTTCGGTCCGGTAGGAACATTTTCTACTTTTCTCATAACGAGCAGACCATCGATCACTCTGCCAAAGACAACGTGCTTGCCATCCAAAAAGTTACACTTGGCGCATGTAATGAAAAACTGACAGCCATTGGTATCCTTGCCACTATTGGCCATGGACAATAAACCAGGAGAGTCATGTTTCAGAGTAAAATTTTCATCTGGGAATGTTCCACCGCTGTAGATACTTAACACCCCAGTACCATCGCCATTGACGAAGTCACCGCCTTGGATCATAAAATCCTTGATCACTCTGTGAAAGATGGCACCTTTGAAGCCCAGCGGAACTCCATCCTTCCTGTATTCACCAGTGCAGAATTGTCGGAA contains the following coding sequences:
- the LOC140665903 gene encoding tyrosine decarboxylase, with the translated sequence MNIDEFRVRGKEMIEYICEYIRTLEGKRVTANVDPGYLRHLMPKEAPLKPESWDAIMRDVDSKIMPGITHWQHPRFHAYFPSGNSFPSILGDLLSDAIGCIGFSWAASPACTELETIVLDWYAKAIDLPSEFLSEQKIGGGVIQGSASECILVTMLAARTQAIKMLKEQEPNTEDSAFLPKLVAYCSTESHSCVEKAAMISLVKLRVLEPDDKASLRGKRLEVAIREDVASGLVPFYVSTTLGTTGSCAFDNLVEIGPVCKLYPNVWLHVDGAYAGNAFICPEMRPFMAGIEHADSFNTNPNKWLLVNFDCSCLWVRDRMKLTSALVVDPLYLQHARSGESIDYRHWGIPLSRRFRALKLWFVMRSYGINGLQKYIRNHIRLAKRFEAHMKKDRRFEILNDVRVGLVCFRLKESEEMNQELLANINASGRLHMIPARVMGKYILRFCVTKEDATEEDIDYALSVIEEHATEVMLAHYEGTEDEYRAKGPKSPAALDKKLVRKFSFTRSVTRDVYKRSISKSSLHDGATPIMVVDDNSQVDTIDDDRFCNSRS
- the LOC140665915 gene encoding peptidyl-prolyl cis-trans isomerase H, which translates into the protein MPTWNQIQAQLRNPNNPVVFFDVSVGTTEIGRMIFELFEDVCPKTSENFRQFCTGEYRKDGVPLGFKGAIFHRVIKDFMIQGGDFVNGDGTGVLSIYSGGTFPDENFTLKHDSPGLLSMANSGKDTNGCQFFITCAKCNFLDGKHVVFGRVIDGLLVMRKVENVPTGPNNKPKIPVTISQCGQM